The sequence GATAGAAGAGACCCCATGCACCCTAAAGCAGGATACTGTATGTGGCTGTCGGAAGAATCAATATCAGTTTGGCCAGACTGATTTCTTCCAGTGCAAGAACTGCAGCCCATGTGTTAATGGAGTTATTGCCAACTGTGAGTATAGCCTGGGTATGGTACAGATCTATCTATTGGCAGCTGCCATTAAGATAGATGATAGCATCCTTCTCCTTGCTTGCTAAGGTGCTGTAGCAGCTTGCCTTTAAGTGATCTCAGCTTTGGGACAACTCTGTTTTGCTTGCCTGCTTTCCTGAGGAAGACTGTCATTTTTTGCCTGCCTTGGAATCAATTCCTGTTTTCTATCACAGGTTCTACCTTAATTGTATGTTTTCTTGCGTGGGCTATCATGATATACTTACTACTTAATTTCAGTAGCTCTGTCTTCCTTGCATGTACTGAAGTAAGATCTTCATGTTTGAATGCCATTTTCCTACTTggctttcctctttttttctttccctggatATTTCTCCTTATGCTCATTGCATTTCCCTTACTAACTGCTCTATGCGCTGCAAGTATAAAGGCTGAAAATGCCACTGTTGTCAGTGTCCAGCTGAACTGCTTGTCAGTTGAACCATCACTGTATACTGTGCAGCGTCTTAATGTAATACTGAGGTATACCAACTGGCATTGCATCGCCATCACTGTGATGTGGGGATGGTGCAGATATCTAAAGATCTAGCCATGTTAGCTATCCCAACCTGTCTCCTTTCTAGTGGGGGGTCAGAGATGTTAACCTCATTCTGTTTGCCACCCTCCAATTTGTCCTGAAGTCTAATTCTGTCCCTTAAATGCTCCTTACCTCGCTGTCCTAAAGCAATCCCCTCTTCCTCAGAAATTCTGCTTCTCCTGTCCCcttcagtgtgatttttttttttctttttttggtctcTTTGTTAAATGCATTCCCTGTGGAGTTTAATGAACTCAGTTACAGTTTTTGTGCTTACACCTGCTCTCAGTATACACTGTCCTTGAGTGACTTCATTCCCTTGTCTGATCTTTGTCTTGTCCCTCACGTGTAACAGAATGTATGCTGCTTATTCTAGTGTCTTTTTACctctcttcttttaattttgtcCTTTCTTCATTACTCTTGcctgctttttaatattttttttattttagcatctGTGCTGTGGCTTGCTTAAAAGCAATAGCTTTTCAATTTCTCGCCCTTCATAATCACAGAACAACAGATCACAAGTGTGAATATGTATGTCCCATGGCTTGAAGTGATTTCTCCCTGCCGTGGCCTGACTTCCTCAGCAGTCCCAGCTGCTCAGAGACCacttcttcctcattttttgCCTAATGCAATTTCCCCTTCCTGTCACACTTGAACTGGAGTGACTTTCCCCATTCTGCATTGCAACAATTTTTATCCATCAGACCCATCTCAgatgcagtcttttttttttcttctccttttcccaaCCTCAACAGAGGTGTCTGACCTACCAGAACAGTGATGCCCTcacctttattattattttcttcttccccagcCCCAAGTAAATTGAATGTTCTTTCTCCAGTAACAGTTCTTCAGGCTCAAAGAGGAATAATCTCTCACCTGTCTTGGGGtgaatttttccccttttggaTTCTTTGTTGTCCAGATATTGGTAagagtttcttcttttctctgcaggtTCAAAGGACAGAGATGCAATTTGCAGGTGTAAGCCTATGTTCTTCCTGACACTTAATAACGTTTGCAAGCATTGCAACAggtaggctttttttctttttctccgTATGACTCTCGAATAGGAGAGAGAGCTGACTCAAGTTCTATAAGGGGAGGGAATTTTTCTCAAGGTTCTGTCCATCTTGATTTTACACGACTCTGGCTTTTTGAGGCAATTAGTATTGTCCTCCATTCCAGTCCTCTCCATGTAGTCATTGTGGAGAACCACTGAGAACCACAGTCAGTAGGCACACTACATTGCTCTGCTTTGCAGGCACCTCTGGACTCATTCTAGGATTGTTGCAAATGTCTGGTGTTGCACGCTCACATCTGATTTACTCTTTCAGCTGCGTTGGAGAAGAATGCTTGCAATGCAATAGCCCAGTGACTACCTCTCCGAATTCATCTGAGCTGAGTGCGTACTGGGGAAACTCAGGGACAATGGAATCTTTTCAGTgcaaacttttgttttcttgacatTGCCTGTCAACCCCTTGCTTTCTCTACTGTTTCAAatcattattctttttctcattatcaTTTGCATGCGCTCCCTTGCTCTTCTTTCTCATGCACTTAAGTACTTAGCTGTTCCTTTCTCAGTCACTCACTCATTTGCCCTCTCCCTTTTGTCCAGATGGGAACCTTGTTCTTGGCATCATTGTGGCGGTAATTGTAGTTATCTGTGTCCTCTACATTGTAAATAAAACAGTGAAGCTGGTTCAGAAAAATGGGATAGCTGCTTCTTTCTACTCATGTGGTGAGTATAGCAGCATGTGCTGTGATACTATTTGTGATAGGCATCACTCAGCTGTGAGAATGTATGCATGCACACGTGTGTGAGGAAAACAGTAGGATGCATTACTCTGCTCTGATACAAGGCTAGAGGGAACATGAAAACTCATCAGCCAAGCTTGCTGGTGTATTTCCTGCAGatctgcttctgtgctgtgaCTGGAAGTGCATGTGAGCTCATTTCTGGCAGATGACAGTTAGCTATAAAAACCTTTTGAGGTCAGAATTGTGAATAGctgctttcctgttttctctgggaagagaggaagtgaaaataatttgttttctttcttttttattcgAGTATCTTTGCCACAGACAAGCAAGGAGCCTGTATCTGAGGTGAGCAAGACGATGATTATAAGagcttcccttcctctctcaaCCATGTTAACCTGGGATCCAGAATAACACTGTTCCCCATGGGCTGTTTTCAAGCCTTATGTTTTCACATAAGCTGAATAATACAGCTGTTTAATTCAAAAGTCTTTCATTGTAGCAGGTGGAattattaaaattttactttctttttgctAGGAGGTGCTTTTCAAGCTcctgacttttttctttctggatgcATTGTTTTTTCAGACAGCTAATCCTTAATCCCATTGtctccttatttattttaagatgagAAAATTTAGatgattttatttcacttcagaACTTCAACCCATAAGCCAGTGTTTCCTCAGGTGATCAGCAGCAATTAAGAGCAATAGCCAAGGTAGGGTTCCCACAGTGTTACAAAGAGGGTTGTTGAGAGAGATGGCCTGTGGAACTTCTAGAATGGCCGTGAGTTGGGATTCCAGGTTTTCTTCAAGGTTTCCATTTTCTTGATgttaaaagaagaattaaattcCTTATGAAATAGGCTTTTGATGCTTTCTGCTTAAAAAAGAGAGATAGGAAAAATTCAAACTTCAGCACCTGCTTCCCACCTATCTTTGCTACGTTTTCTTTTATAAAGCTGGTGATTCCTTGCAATGGGAGTACTGTGCTACTGTGGGTGATTGTGAACTAAGACATTGTTTCTTTCAGGTGGAGGCAAAAGGAAGTGCAATTGCTGTGCTTCCCGAgatccagaaagaaaaagaattgctAGTGAATGCAACACCACCATCTGTACCTCTGTTACAAAGTTCACATGAGCTACCAGACTGTGTCAGACCTGCCAGAAAGAGGCAGCTTCCAGACAGTAAGTGTAACTCTGGTATCCCTCCCAGGGAGGGATCAGGAGTTGATTATGCAGATATGGTTGGGAGGATGGATGAGACCTTACCAGGTGTGCATGCCCTGTGTATGTGCATGCATACTTcatgcatggcacagcacaaagAAGCCTGACCAGCATCTATGAGCCTACATAGGAGTAAACATCAACACAAGTCTTTCCTGTTGCCGATTTTTGCAACCAGCAAAATGATTGTCTCATATGCTGCCATAGTGTAAGTCttaatgcctttcttttttttaaacataaacgTGGCAGCAAGGCCCTAAGCTTGTATGTTTAAGTCTGCTTGTAACCTTATAAATGTATATGGAAGTATCACATTGTTTTTTGAAGGTTAAGAGTGAGTCTGGACATCGTGTGGGTCTATAGAAGACCTGAACAGAGGGGCAATGCACAGTCCTAAGACACATTCCCCTTGAGGCTGCAGAACCCTGATTCTCacactttatttcttctcttctttcagaCCCTGCTATTCTCTACACTGTGGTGGATCATGTACCACCATCTCGGTGGAAAGAGTTTGTGAGGCGTCTGGGTCTGACTGACTATGATCTGGAGCGAATTGAGATGGAGCATCGACGTTTACGAGATGCCCAGTATGAAATGGTCAGACTCTGGAAGCTACAGATGGGCCATGCTGCAACTGTGGAGCACATCAGCTGCGTTCTCAACCAAATGGAGCTGAGTGGCTGCAGTGAAGCTATTCAAGAGGCTTTGCTAAATCAGAACTCTCATCAACCTTGCAGTTTCCACAGTCATCTTTGAtctttccctttgctctgacTTCTGAGAGAGGATCACAACTCCGTTTCTTGTCTTCCTCTTCCCATTCCCCCCTACCTTTCTATCCTTCCTTAAATGAGTTGttggaaacagcagcagcatatGCTGGACGTTTGCTTTGCAACCACCATGTTAGTTCAACTCTTTTTAAACCAAGAGATACCTCTGCAACAGCTCCTTTCCCAAAGAGGGAAAGCACCTCATAAAGGAAGTGATTGTGGACTCTGATCAAGATGAAAATAGAAGCTCAGAGTGACGTGATAGCTCAGCTACTCTGCAGACAAGTTGTTGCTGAAGCAGGTGCTTCACTCACCATGTGATAGGCTAACTGGCAGGGTGACTTGGTTGAACTGGCTGTTCAAATGCTAAAATACTTACTTTTTGCAGATCTATTTTTCTGCAATATCAATACCTAAACTGGCTCACATTGCAGCCATTTGATTGCGAAATCTGACTCAAGGGAAGTTGTGAGAGGACATGCTTGCAACTGGCACGTTACTTCTGGGAGCAGGAGAGGATTGCTCCTATTTGGTATCAGCTACTTATCAAAGTGCTGCACCTTCAGCCATCTTACTATGGCAGAAATTGCAGAGATTCAGAAGAGGTGGCTCAGAGAGAAACAGGAGGACAATATCCTTTTCCCATTATTCCATTTCCCTCTGATTCAAGAGGAATAAGGATTCTGAGCCAGCGGGTCAGATGAAGGGGTTGGTGCTTCTTCTAAAGTTTCTTTCGCGTGTAAAAACCATGTGAGACAGCATTAACAAAACGTGTGCCTGTTTGTTTGTCCGAGTGCAGAGTGGAAAAGAATGCACGTGTCTGTGTGGGTGAGGATGTACCTTTGTACCTGGCAGTGAGTGTCCCTGAAAATCTGTGCTTGCACACAGGTTGGTAGGCTTGTGTCTGCTTGCCTGTCTCTTCCTGAATGATTCACTGAATCTGACCTAGCTGCAAATGGGACTGcgtatatgtacatatatatgagACATTTTTTAGCAGCTGTTGGATAACTTCACACTACTTTCTAGACTCCATTATGTAAGTGCTACTTGGGTGTAAGAGACATCTGATTCCATCTACAAGCTCTCACCGTCGTTTTCTCATGGCTATTACCCTGAGTGAAGCAGAAGTAGCAAAAAGCAATTAGCCTGCATCAGGTGCAGGTCCACATATTTGTGAAtgtggattttttaaaatctgttgtCCCTTGACTAGAGAGAACCTTTCTACTGTAAATACACTAAGTGCTCCAAATTAAAATTCGTATTTTTAACTCTGCCTCCATTCTGCTTTTGTCTGTATCAGTTTCACGTCTTTGGCTGTGGGGGGGGCAGAAAGTGGAGAATGACTTCCAGAAGCAGAAAGCGTGGGCTGTACATGAACTGGGATGTTGCTCTGGTGGAAAAGGTTtgtgttaaataaataaaattagtcTTTTCTGTGAAGCTTAGCAGCTTAGGTGCCCTTAAGACACAGAGAGCTGTGAGGGCAGGAACTAGGACTGAAAGCAAGTCATTTCAGACATTTGAGAGTCAAATGGGATGCCTACATATTTAAAGTTAATTTTGAAACTGTGCAAGCATTTGGAGgtttagcaaagaaaaaattacagagGAATAATGATAGATTATACTTCAGTGTTACTCTTGCTGAGGCAAGTATTTATCCAAGTTATCCAAGGAACCAAAACACTATAATCAGACAGTAAGTTCCTCCtgtattgatgggaaaactTGTCGTGTGGAAATGAAATGTGCCCAAGCTGTTAAAGGCTTCAGCTGCCAGCTGTGTCATCTTTAAGTCCCAGTTTCAGCCTTTGTTTTgccactttttaaaatcaaagctcatcataaaatcctttttatgtttctttgaaaacttGTGTTCAACAAACAGCAGTATGGCAATAACTAAAGTGCATACTCTTCGTGTTATGGATGAAATGGAAATGAGGTATGCCAATGGCAGGCTGCTGCCAGGCCATCAGAGGCTGCAGGCCCAAACTGATTATACAGAAAGCAATTCACAGTGTTGGGAGGCTTGAGAGGATTTTAAAGACGCCTTCAGAGTAACGAAGCCATTTTGGCACGTTGTGGATATAGTTGTGAGAAGTGAACAGAAGAAATCAACTCATAGAAACTGAATGGCAAAGTTTTTCTACCATTAAGTCAGGTATTCTTTATTAGCAGCACCAGGAAGCACTGGGGTATTTGTATCATAAGCCCTTCCTAGATTATGTGATTCTGAGTCCATTGTATTTCCACAGGTAGTACATATTCATCAATTATCTGTGAAATAATTAACACATACGTGCATATCTCAGGTAGTGATTGATAAGGTTTCCAGTTTTCTAGGGCAACAAGgtttgtgaagggcttggagaatatgccctatgaggagagactgaaggaactggggctgttcagtctggagaaaaggaggctgaggagaaaTCTTATTGCTCtattcaaatacctgaaaggtgactgcagcaagagcaggctggtctcttctcactggtgacagtgacaggacgaggggaaatggcctcaggttgcaccagggtaacttcaggttggatatcaggacaaacttctttacagaaagggttgttaagcgctggaataggctccccagggaggagGTTGAGTCACCAtgcctggatgtgtttaaaaaccttttGGATGTGGttctcagggacatgatttagtgaaaggttgttagggtagtatgattaggttgtggttggacttggtgatctaaggtcttttccaacctgaatgattctatgattctatgtgttggaaatattcaaataattttccaggacggtatctctaataaagcagattttattcgcaattgcaatggcgggcctcctgcaagcaggagtgcacacagaaaacagtgttacatcttttatgccctattgcctgacgcttctctctctcccctggttcctcattggctgggtgctgcaggttcacactcttttccaatgcttcactaatcatacagataccaagtaaACACAAATCCTTGCCACCcaaacacaaatatcttaattggttaattgccttctgacaattgctttttttaacaaacatctggtcATAACTTTTGGATGCCTGCTTTAcatacaacataaacataacctcttaattatttaattaccCCTTAGCATTTGTGCCCTTTACACtgggtcattgttctggtcatccatctgtccttgcacagagataagcttggaaggaggatagaggggagtatcttggagcctgcCTATGGCATCCtaacattcccacagagtgggacagttctgctttgtgtaaaggccctgactccttgaaagcTTGTTAAATGTATTTCACTTCTGCTGGCCTAATGAACACCTTACaatatgtttcctagttcagaatactatacccacattgtttagaacatttaaagtctactgcagctttgtgagaaagaatttgtcaATAATTCCATTATGTTTCCAAAATGTGTTACTAATACGTAATATGGTAGTTCTACTTTttacatcagctgtttctaaggatatGCTACAGCT is a genomic window of Meleagris gallopavo isolate NT-WF06-2002-E0010 breed Aviagen turkey brand Nicholas breeding stock chromosome 1, Turkey_5.1, whole genome shotgun sequence containing:
- the LOC100544064 gene encoding tumor necrosis factor receptor superfamily member 1A isoform X2, whose protein sequence is MRDFPEAVNSRGTAGRSRSRGCRCPGALGGLRGQAVTVSVGAVAVCCAALCRASGGCARPLQLGGHYKASWLVILTFACVLMDESEGIPPVPYMLQLRRVTLDRRGPFNILRREKRQVQCQLGQYLHPKRTHCCMRCHAGTYKAKDCKWPDQAPVCLPCPNGTFTAVDNIMKKCYQCTRCRTELQQIEETPCTLKQDTVCGCRKNQYQFGQTDFFQCKNCSPCVNGVIANCSKDRDAICRCKPMFFLTLNNVCKHCNSCVGEECLQCNSPVTTSPNSSELNGNLVLGIIVAVIVVICVLYIVNKTVKLVQKNGIAASFYSCVSLPQTSKEPVSEVEAKGSAIAVLPEIQKEKELLVNATPPSVPLLQSSHELPDCVRPARKRQLPDNPAILYTVVDHVPPSRWKEFVRRLGLTDYDLERIEMEHRRLRDAQYEMVRLWKLQMGHAATVEHISCVLNQMELSGCSEAIQEALLNQNSHQPCSFHSHL
- the LOC100544064 gene encoding tumor necrosis factor receptor superfamily member 1A isoform X1; this translates as MRPPPLISAPRLCAQCVVKPSLFALRAGNGDAPAHGSCLRIRARPARGRAGSSVSRRPLSCRLAAVAAAAVAATAGRKLETGWFRSAPAGAGLRRRLLCAPGPCYGDVAGRGAMRGLALPRSSLGMVILTFACVLMDESEGIPPVPYMLQLRRVTLDRRGPFNILRREKRQVQCQLGQYLHPKRTHCCMRCHAGTYKAKDCKWPDQAPVCLPCPNGTFTAVDNIMKKCYQCTRCRTELQQIEETPCTLKQDTVCGCRKNQYQFGQTDFFQCKNCSPCVNGVIANCSKDRDAICRCKPMFFLTLNNVCKHCNSCVGEECLQCNSPVTTSPNSSELNGNLVLGIIVAVIVVICVLYIVNKTVKLVQKNGIAASFYSCVSLPQTSKEPVSEVEAKGSAIAVLPEIQKEKELLVNATPPSVPLLQSSHELPDCVRPARKRQLPDNPAILYTVVDHVPPSRWKEFVRRLGLTDYDLERIEMEHRRLRDAQYEMVRLWKLQMGHAATVEHISCVLNQMELSGCSEAIQEALLNQNSHQPCSFHSHL